The proteins below are encoded in one region of Limnochorda pilosa:
- the casA gene encoding type I-E CRISPR-associated protein Cse1/CasA, translating into MATFNLIDEPWIPAVDQQGAAREVGLREALVDAHLLSSVRHASPLATVALHRLMLAVLHRIFGPRDPGEWVELWRQGQWDGAALQDYLDHWRDRFDLFDPVHPFYQVPQMPDAVTHPPEHLMLEAASGNNATLFDHHHERRRVPLRAADAACYLLAQQSYAIGFGKSSPFYFSDAPLVRGFTVLIHGETLFETLMLNLQNYTPTSRDLPAWEDDAPREPDRDGTLPRGYLDYLTWQSRRIHLIADGDPPYVIGCQIQQNLKLRGDESDPFKVYRSDKERGMVPLSLVPGRAVWRNADALFHLPEATRMGPQDQSTTPPRSFRWLSVVRQQARGSTVELRSVYRFGVYGMATQPGKAASVVLWAQEELPLPLDLLDDAQQVHDLADGLGLAERAGSIERRAVQHLASLLLTPESDLQDGRRADPKAIHSLAEHMDPTPDYWAALGGTFGRFMVGLTVDRVPALQEWADAVRIASIDSFGRLVRSLGTSARELKAIVRAERAFRLWLNSEVSEWKERVGYESAQPA; encoded by the coding sequence GTGGCCACGTTCAACCTGATTGATGAACCGTGGATCCCCGCAGTAGATCAACAGGGCGCAGCACGCGAGGTCGGATTACGAGAGGCGCTCGTAGACGCCCACCTTCTGTCGAGCGTGCGACACGCCTCGCCCTTGGCGACCGTGGCGCTTCATCGCCTGATGCTAGCCGTGCTCCACCGCATCTTCGGTCCACGTGACCCAGGCGAATGGGTCGAGTTGTGGCGACAGGGTCAGTGGGATGGGGCTGCCCTACAGGACTATCTGGATCACTGGAGAGACCGGTTTGATCTCTTCGACCCGGTGCATCCTTTCTATCAGGTCCCACAGATGCCCGATGCGGTGACCCATCCTCCCGAGCATCTCATGCTGGAGGCGGCCAGCGGCAACAACGCGACCTTGTTCGACCACCATCACGAGCGTCGCCGCGTGCCTCTGCGCGCGGCGGATGCGGCATGCTACCTCCTGGCCCAGCAGAGCTACGCCATAGGGTTCGGCAAGAGCTCGCCCTTTTACTTCTCTGATGCTCCTCTCGTGCGAGGCTTCACAGTGCTGATTCACGGCGAGACCCTGTTCGAAACACTCATGCTCAACCTGCAGAACTACACTCCTACGAGCAGAGACCTTCCGGCCTGGGAAGACGACGCACCGCGCGAACCTGATCGAGACGGCACGTTGCCTCGAGGATACCTGGACTATCTTACGTGGCAGAGTCGGCGTATCCACCTGATCGCAGATGGTGATCCGCCTTACGTGATCGGGTGCCAGATCCAGCAGAACCTGAAACTCCGTGGGGACGAGTCGGACCCATTCAAGGTCTACCGGTCAGACAAGGAGCGGGGCATGGTACCGCTGTCGTTGGTGCCGGGACGGGCCGTCTGGCGGAACGCGGATGCGCTCTTTCACCTGCCCGAAGCGACGCGGATGGGGCCGCAGGACCAGAGCACAACACCTCCCAGAAGCTTCCGATGGTTGAGTGTGGTTCGCCAACAGGCCCGGGGAAGCACTGTCGAGTTGCGGTCGGTTTACCGGTTCGGAGTGTACGGTATGGCTACGCAGCCCGGGAAGGCCGCGTCGGTCGTCCTTTGGGCGCAGGAAGAGCTCCCTCTTCCGCTCGATCTCCTAGATGATGCTCAACAGGTGCATGATCTCGCTGACGGCCTGGGTCTCGCCGAGAGGGCAGGCTCCATCGAACGAAGGGCGGTCCAGCATCTAGCTTCCCTGCTCCTCACGCCTGAGTCAGACTTGCAGGACGGACGCAGGGCGGATCCCAAAGCGATTCACAGCTTGGCAGAGCACATGGATCCGACCCCGGACTACTGGGCTGCGCTGGGAGGGACCTTCGGCAGGTTCATGGTGGGATTGACCGTTGACCGCGTCCCAGCTCTCCAAGAGTGGGCCGATGCGGTTCGGATCGCGTCGATCGACTCGTTCGGGCGGCTTGTTCGAAGCCTCGGCACCTCCGCACGCGAGCTCAAGGCGATCGTCCGTGCAGAGAGAGCATTCCGGTTGTGGCTGAACAGCGAAGTGTCTGAATGGAAGGAGCGAGTGGGATATGAATCGGCCCAGCCAGCGTGA
- the casB gene encoding type I-E CRISPR-associated protein Cse2/CasB → MNRPSQREINFVRFLEERLGVRSDGAHREPTPEQRSTRATLRRALGKPPGSVPETYSYVEPWLGPQAAPWQVENFYSIAALMAWHPVGWHEDDTPQSPTNLGASFVRLARTQREFHGEVPAGLERRLVAMLNASQTDLTEHLRHAIGLLKTHEVPVNWVQLLADLRSWEWSSREVQRRWAYGFWGSAPQDTERQGAVEEDERDAG, encoded by the coding sequence ATGAATCGGCCCAGCCAGCGTGAGATCAACTTCGTCCGGTTCCTCGAGGAACGGCTCGGGGTACGGTCGGACGGAGCACATCGAGAACCAACACCGGAACAACGTTCGACCCGAGCTACCCTTCGCCGTGCCCTAGGGAAGCCTCCAGGGTCAGTACCAGAGACGTATTCGTACGTGGAACCGTGGCTGGGGCCGCAGGCCGCACCGTGGCAGGTGGAGAACTTCTACTCCATTGCAGCCCTGATGGCCTGGCACCCCGTCGGCTGGCACGAAGACGATACGCCGCAATCACCGACCAACCTGGGGGCATCGTTCGTCAGGCTGGCACGGACGCAGCGAGAGTTTCATGGAGAGGTACCTGCAGGACTCGAACGGCGCCTGGTCGCGATGCTCAATGCGTCCCAAACAGACCTCACCGAGCATCTTCGTCACGCGATCGGGCTTCTCAAGACACACGAGGTCCCTGTGAACTGGGTGCAGTTGCTAGCGGATCTGCGATCCTGGGAATGGTCATCCCGCGAAGTTCAACGACGTTGGGCGTATGGCTTCTGGGGCTCGGCACCCCAGGACACCGAACGGCAGGGAGCCGTGGAGGAGGATGAGAGAGATGCTGGTTGA
- the cas7e gene encoding type I-E CRISPR-associated protein Cas7/Cse4/CasC has translation MLVELHIVQNFAPSNLNRDDTNAPKDCEFGGYRRARISSQSVKRAIRTYFKEAGLLGDAELSVRTKRLVEELSRRLAARGRGPEEAHQVAVTVVNGIPASTDSDDKTEYLLFLGDREVDALAGVCDQHWDALLQVGERSSEAANRREAKKAAKAAVDAVRQHIVGALNGGKAVDLALFGRMIADLPDRNVDAACQVAHCISTHRVNTEFDFYTAVDDLRPEDTQGADMMGTIEFNSACYYRYANVDVDQLISNLDGDEELAKRGLRAFLVAAAQAVPTGKQNSMAAHNPPSLVYTVVRKTSRWPWNLANAFVQPVRPRVDEDLIARSISALIDYASRLKAAYGTDTIAAEHALTLDELGWPDPAPRRAGTLDDLVSNTVNAAFNRGT, from the coding sequence ATGCTGGTTGAGCTTCACATCGTTCAGAATTTCGCCCCTTCCAATCTCAACCGCGACGATACCAATGCCCCAAAGGATTGCGAGTTCGGTGGCTACCGGCGAGCCCGCATTTCCAGCCAATCGGTGAAAAGGGCCATCCGAACCTACTTCAAGGAAGCAGGACTCCTGGGTGACGCGGAGCTGTCGGTGCGAACCAAGCGCTTGGTGGAGGAGCTGTCCCGGCGCCTTGCTGCCCGAGGCCGTGGCCCTGAGGAGGCGCATCAAGTGGCCGTCACCGTCGTGAATGGGATTCCGGCCAGCACGGATAGCGACGACAAGACCGAGTACCTCCTGTTCCTGGGTGATCGGGAGGTGGACGCCCTCGCCGGCGTATGTGACCAGCATTGGGACGCGTTGCTACAGGTCGGTGAGCGGAGCTCGGAGGCGGCCAACCGTCGCGAAGCCAAGAAGGCGGCCAAGGCAGCTGTTGATGCCGTGCGTCAGCACATTGTCGGTGCCCTGAACGGGGGTAAGGCAGTCGATCTCGCTCTATTCGGCCGGATGATCGCCGACCTCCCGGACCGCAACGTCGACGCTGCCTGCCAGGTGGCGCATTGCATCTCCACCCATCGCGTCAACACGGAGTTCGACTTCTATACGGCCGTGGATGACCTGCGCCCCGAGGATACACAAGGTGCGGACATGATGGGTACCATTGAGTTCAACTCAGCGTGCTACTACCGCTACGCCAACGTGGACGTGGACCAGCTCATTAGCAACCTCGACGGTGATGAAGAGCTGGCGAAACGCGGGCTCAGAGCCTTCCTCGTCGCTGCTGCGCAAGCGGTGCCGACGGGGAAGCAGAACTCCATGGCGGCGCACAACCCTCCTTCGCTGGTATACACCGTGGTCCGGAAGACCAGCCGGTGGCCCTGGAACCTCGCGAACGCGTTCGTCCAGCCCGTCCGTCCTCGAGTCGACGAAGACCTGATCGCGCGATCGATCTCGGCACTCATCGACTATGCGTCGCGGTTGAAGGCCGCCTACGGAACCGACACCATTGCCGCAGAGCACGCACTCACGCTGGACGAACTCGGGTGGCCGGATCCCGCGCCGAGACGTGCTGGAACCTTGGACGATCTGGTCAGCAACACGGTGAACGCGGCCTTCAACAGGGGGACGTGA